The stretch of DNA ACCGACACCGGCTCGTTGGCTTCGCAGGCTTGAAGCGCCCGGGCCAGGCGCTGCACGCCCAGCTTCAGCAGCGCCTGGTCGACCGTGACGAAGGACAGACGCATGGCGTGCAAGTCCGCATGCCTGGACGGATCGAGATAAAAACCCCTGCCCGGCACATAGACCACTTCCTTCTCGATGGCATGGGGCAAAAGGCGCGTGGCGTCGATGTCGCCGGTCAGGCGCACCCAGAAGAACATGCCGCCTTCGGGTTTGACGTAGCTGACCCGATCTCCCAGGATGCCCGACAGCGCACTGTCAAGCGCCTCGCAACGGGCGCCGTAGGCGGCGCGGATGCGGGGCACGTGCTGGTGATAGCGGCCACCCGCGATGTACTGCGCGGCGATTTCCTGGATCCACACCGGGTTGGACATGTCGTCCGCCGCCTTGGCGCTGACGCAGCGGCGGCGGATCTGGGCCGGCGCGATCAGCCAGCCCACGCGCATGCCCGGCGCCATGGTCTTGGACAGGGTGGACGTATAGGCCACCCACGGACGCGACTGGGCGTCGGCCAGGGCCATGATGGGCGGCACTTTCTCGCCGCTATAGCGCAGTTCGCCGTAGGGGTCGTCCTCGATCAGCAGAAAACGATGTTTGACCGCCAGCTGCAGCAATTTCAGGCGGCGCTCGCGGCTGACGGTGGCGCCGCCCGGGTTGGAGAACGAAGCCACCACCGAAACGATCTTGGGCTTGAGGCGCGCGGCCATCTCGTCGAGCGCATCGACGTCCACGCCGGCCGACGTGGCGGCCACGCCGTGCACCGCGGCGCCGGTATAGCGAAAGGCCTGGACCGTATTGGGAAAGGCCGGGTCCTCGACGATGACATTGTCGCCCCGCTGCAGCAGCACGCGCGACAGGAGCGCCATGCCATGCTGCGCTCCGCCCGTGACCATGATCTGGTCGGGCGCGCAGGCGATGCCGCGCTCGCCGCACAGCCCGATGAGCGCGGCCAGCAGGCTGGGCTGACCCTCGACATTGGCGTACTGCAGAAAGCCGCGCAGATTCGGCATGATCCGGTCGCAGGCTTCCTGCAGACCCTCGACATCGAAAAGCTCCGGCGCCGGATAGCCGCCCGCAAGCGATACCGTGCCGGGCCGCGATGCGTAGGGCGCCAGCGACCGGATGGGTGGGACGTAGATTTCCTTGAATGCATCGGCAAAGGCGTAATGCGGCGCGGGAGCGGACATGAGGATGGGCACGGTGGGATAAACGCGTAGGATAATGATCGCGTTCCCAATTACCCGCAACACCTCGCACGGCGGCGTTGCACATCCGTTTTCCACACCCGCTTTCACGCCATGACCGACGCCACGCTTTTGCCCTGCTCCGACGACACGCTGGCCGCGCGCCTGGCGGCCATCCGCGCGCGCATGGCCGCCGCCTGCGCGCGCGCCGGCCGGCCGGCCGACAGTGTGGCGCTGCTGCCTGTGAGCAAAACCTTCGGCGTCGATCTGATCCGCCAAGCGGCCGGCCTGGGCCTGACCCGCTTCGGCGAAAACAAGACCCAGGAAATCCGCCAGAAAGCCGATCCCTTGGCCGACCTGGGCCTGCAATGGGTGTTGATCGGCCACCTGCAGACCAACAAAGCCAAGGAAGCCGCGCGCGATGCGGCCGAAGTGCAATCGCTGGATCGCCTGGACCTGGCCCAGGCCCTGCAGCGGCGCCTGGACCTGGAAGGCCGCGCCATCGACGTGCTGGTGCAGGTCAAGACCTCGTCCGAAGACAGCAAATCCGGCCTGCCGCCCGCCGATCTGGCCGGCTTCCTGCGCACCGTGGCGCGCGACTATCCGACCTTGCGCGTCAAGGGATTGATGACCCTGGCAGTCAACTCCGACGACCCGCACGCGGTGCGCGCCTGTTTTCGCCAGCTGCGCCAATTGCGCGACACGATGCGCGGCGCGGACATCGCCGGCATCGAACTGGACCGTCTCTCCATGGGCATGAGCGGCGATTTCGAACTGGCCATCGAAGAAGGATCGACCGAAGTCAGGATAGGCAGCGCCCTGTTCGGCGCGCGCCACTATCCCGCGTAGGCCATCGCGCCCGCTTGCGCGCCAACGCGCAATCCCGCAACATCGCGCATCGCCACTACCAGGACGCAGGCCATGTTCGAAGAAGCAGAAGCAGACCCAAGTCTGGCCAAAAAAATCTTCGATCGCCGGGAGCTGCGCCTGCGCACCGCGCTGCTGAACGCGCAATACAGTCTGCTGAGTCGCGCGGATCGGACGCTGCTCGTGGTCATCGCCGGCATCGCCGGCTCGGGCAAGGGCGACGCCGTCAATCTCATGAACGCATGGATGGATCCGCGCCACATCCACACCCTGGCCTTCGACACGCCCTCGCCGGCACAGTCGCAGTACCCGCCCTTTTGGCGCTACTGGAACGCGCTGACCGCGAAAGGCCGCATCGGCATCGTGTTCGGCTCCTGGTATGTGCCCTTGCTGAAAGAGGCCGCGCGCAAGCGCCCCGATGCCGACTTCATCGAACGGGAGGCCGAACGCATACGCCGCCTGGAGGCCACGCTCTCGGCCAACGGCGTGCAGATCGTCAAACTCTGGTATCACATGTCCGCGCAAGCCCAGTGCGCGCGCACCCAAGCCTTGCTGTCCAGCCCGGAGACCGCCTGGAAGGTAATGCCCGAGGACCTCAAGGTGCCCAAACAATTCGAGCGCCTGCGCAATGCCGGGCTGGCCGCGATCGAGCGCACCGACATGCCTGCCGCGCCCTGGACCGTCGTGCCCGCCGCCGACACGCCGCTGCGCCACCTGCGCACGGCGCAGATCCTGCTGGCGGCGCTGCGCCGCCAGCAGGCGCCTCGTCCCGCGCGCGCCCAAGCCGCGGCAGGCAAATCCACGCGGCGCATACGCGATCGGCTGGGCGAAGTCGACTACGAGGCGCTGGTGGACAAGAACGATTACGAGATCGAGCTGGGCTTGCTGCAGGGCCGGCTGGCGCGGGCCACACGCTCGCCCAGATTCCATAAAGACCACTCCCTGGTGTTGGTCTTCGAGGGCCAGGACGCCGCGGGCAAAGGCGGCGCCATCCGGCGGGTCACCCATGCGCTGGATGCGCGGCAGTTCGAGATCACACCCGTTTCGGCGCCCAACTCCGACGACCTGGCGCATCCCTACCTATGGCGGTTCTGGCGCCATGTACCCCGGCCCGGCCGCATCGCCATCTTCGACCGCAGCTGGTACGGCCGGGTGCTGGTCGAACGCGTGGAAGGCTACGCGGCGCCGAGCGACTGGCGCCGCGCCTATGGCGAGATCAACGACTTCGAGGCGCAGCTGG from Bordetella sp. FB-8 encodes:
- a CDS encoding PLP-dependent aminotransferase family protein, yielding MSAPAPHYAFADAFKEIYVPPIRSLAPYASRPGTVSLAGGYPAPELFDVEGLQEACDRIMPNLRGFLQYANVEGQPSLLAALIGLCGERGIACAPDQIMVTGGAQHGMALLSRVLLQRGDNVIVEDPAFPNTVQAFRYTGAAVHGVAATSAGVDVDALDEMAARLKPKIVSVVASFSNPGGATVSRERRLKLLQLAVKHRFLLIEDDPYGELRYSGEKVPPIMALADAQSRPWVAYTSTLSKTMAPGMRVGWLIAPAQIRRRCVSAKAADDMSNPVWIQEIAAQYIAGGRYHQHVPRIRAAYGARCEALDSALSGILGDRVSYVKPEGGMFFWVRLTGDIDATRLLPHAIEKEVVYVPGRGFYLDPSRHADLHAMRLSFVTVDQALLKLGVQRLARALQACEANEPVSVSLA
- a CDS encoding YggS family pyridoxal phosphate-dependent enzyme, which gives rise to MTDATLLPCSDDTLAARLAAIRARMAAACARAGRPADSVALLPVSKTFGVDLIRQAAGLGLTRFGENKTQEIRQKADPLADLGLQWVLIGHLQTNKAKEAARDAAEVQSLDRLDLAQALQRRLDLEGRAIDVLVQVKTSSEDSKSGLPPADLAGFLRTVARDYPTLRVKGLMTLAVNSDDPHAVRACFRQLRQLRDTMRGADIAGIELDRLSMGMSGDFELAIEEGSTEVRIGSALFGARHYPA
- the pap gene encoding polyphosphate:AMP phosphotransferase; protein product: MFEEAEADPSLAKKIFDRRELRLRTALLNAQYSLLSRADRTLLVVIAGIAGSGKGDAVNLMNAWMDPRHIHTLAFDTPSPAQSQYPPFWRYWNALTAKGRIGIVFGSWYVPLLKEAARKRPDADFIEREAERIRRLEATLSANGVQIVKLWYHMSAQAQCARTQALLSSPETAWKVMPEDLKVPKQFERLRNAGLAAIERTDMPAAPWTVVPAADTPLRHLRTAQILLAALRRQQAPRPARAQAAAGKSTRRIRDRLGEVDYEALVDKNDYEIELGLLQGRLARATRSPRFHKDHSLVLVFEGQDAAGKGGAIRRVTHALDARQFEITPVSAPNSDDLAHPYLWRFWRHVPRPGRIAIFDRSWYGRVLVERVEGYAAPSDWRRAYGEINDFEAQLADKGAIVLKFWLAVTQDVQLARFKEREHSPFKNFKITPDDWRNRKRWNDYARAANEMLARTDTPAAPWNLISANDKRYARLQVLRQIVHAIETRL